The nucleotide sequence AGGCCCAGCTTGACCAGGACCCGGCTCACATGGGTCTTGATCGTGGACTCGGCGACCACCAGACGCTCGGCTATCTCCAAGTTCGACAGGCCCTGGGCGATGAGGACCAGGACCTCGGTCTCGCGGTCGGTGAGTTCGCCGTACGCCAGCTGGGTGGCCGCCGACGGGCGGGGGGCCTGGGCCAGCTTGGAGAACTCCGTGATCAGGCGCTTGGTGACGGACGGGGCGAGGAGGGCCTCCCCGGCGGCCACCACGCGGACCCCGTCGGCCAGTTGGCGGGCGGAGGCGTCCTTGAGGAGGAAGCCGGAGGCTCCCGCGCGCAGCGCCTGGTACACGTACTCG is from Streptomyces sp. NBC_01314 and encodes:
- a CDS encoding response regulator — encoded protein: MTIRVLIADDQMMVREGFSVLLGAMPDIEVVGEAVNGRDAVDRVRELSPDVVLMDIRMPEMNGIEATREIVASDGGAKVLVLTTFDLDEYVYQALRAGASGFLLKDASARQLADGVRVVAAGEALLAPSVTKRLITEFSKLAQAPRPSAATQLAYGELTDRETEVLVLIAQGLSNLEIAERLVVAESTIKTHVSRVLVKLGLRDRTQAAVFAYEARLVTPG